Proteins from one Caulobacter sp. 73W genomic window:
- a CDS encoding esterase-like activity of phytase family protein → MIRHALLGGLAALATAAAALAAPLSPGDLRLIGALEIPKTLVVDGAPFGGISGIDYDPKMDEWLMISDDKSDLAPARFYVGRMEFDAKTMSGLHVERVVSLRREDGSTYPPPREPSGERADAESIRIDPVDGSLLWSTEGDPQRSFDPAIRRMDRQGNALGAVALPDMFSFRRGARPNQNSRRLELLC, encoded by the coding sequence GTGATCCGTCATGCGCTCCTTGGCGGCCTCGCCGCCCTGGCGACCGCCGCCGCGGCTCTTGCCGCGCCCTTGTCGCCGGGTGATCTGCGGCTTATCGGGGCGCTGGAGATTCCGAAGACGCTTGTAGTCGACGGCGCGCCGTTCGGCGGGATTTCCGGCATCGACTACGACCCGAAGATGGACGAGTGGCTGATGATCTCGGACGACAAATCCGATCTGGCTCCGGCCCGCTTCTATGTCGGTCGCATGGAGTTCGACGCCAAGACGATGAGCGGCCTTCATGTTGAGCGCGTCGTCTCGCTTCGCCGAGAAGATGGATCGACCTATCCTCCCCCTCGCGAGCCGTCGGGCGAGCGCGCCGACGCCGAGTCCATCCGCATCGACCCGGTCGATGGCAGCCTGCTGTGGTCCACCGAGGGTGATCCGCAGCGCAGCTTCGATCCGGCGATCCGGCGCATGGATCGCCAAGGCAACGCGCTGGGCGCTGTCGCCTTGCCGGACATGTTCAGCTTCCGGCGCGGCGCCCGGCCCAACCAGAACTCTCGAAGGCTTGAGCTTCTCTGCTGA
- a CDS encoding TonB-dependent receptor, whose amino-acid sequence MKSLLFGASTVVMAVASPAYAQSERVTFQIPAGDLSAALNSFSRATGIEVVGGSHLRGKRTAGISGAMPAHEGLRRLLVGAGLTFEMRDGAVVILPMTAPSVVKTSAPATDMEIDSLVITGQRRAQAEAVSIKRHAEGVVDAISADDMQRLPDLTVINALRRVPGVSVLPVSDNEHPRDEAISPVLRGLNQAYNNVTINGLPVASVGVPLSGSGSAGRGVRLDILPTSFVSDIVVNKTFSADLDPNAVGGAIDLRTRSAFDAKGRSFALEVGGAHTSDKGTPQPQSDFGFRSTATGSFTFGDEPQFGVVVSATYQKVESSTDAHMTSDSTFYNVYTNAGVRVTDGSLGNGRLVAQQDKYWYNQNNRERWSVTGKFEARFSDNLDMSTMFGRYVFSDAYRRNEILLNGRNANVIAQTDTSGRYSAASLEVGYRDGETKSVTDIAQFSADWRPDDHGVLSLRASASRAKSSEPHAMVKYSAGADTFGVVGGLKELAFTYNSTPFHFSFNLDNPGVYRNLALYRADYWRTNARDIEAEVEGVRIDYRRNFEFNDLGFGWAVGGQALRNTMAYDFERAQYKPNGRDFNLTEVGQISNVRLPYHQQGHNLITIDPSIAWKVFNTQRGSIVEGDSLGSNNQDDFEHEEKNYGAYAMVRYATARASFSAGLRYDQTDLDTTSRIRVANAWRPFNTGSKYDKLLPFVQGAYDVNDDLRLRAAVSQTLGRPSYEAYAARASINFERPADEGNPNALNVSVSLGNPEIQPRMSTNYDLSLEWYPPNDRGGIVAAGLFYKDIKDEIYDGVSQGYTFQGVTYVNANVVQPKNAAGARAAGIETQASFNSLEFIHPWLHDFGVSGNFSILDGKLELPLRTGTREIGGLVGQPKKIANASAFWARGPFEVRAAWNWTDQALRAVTPDIAWQDVYWDERHQFDVQARYVIAPNLTLVAEVSNLTRSRLTSVTGPNRDMLKDSYSTPRVAWLSLTWTPGL is encoded by the coding sequence ATGAAATCGCTTCTTTTCGGCGCTTCGACCGTTGTCATGGCTGTCGCGTCTCCGGCCTACGCACAGTCCGAGCGCGTCACCTTCCAGATTCCGGCGGGGGACCTTTCGGCGGCCCTCAACAGCTTCTCGCGCGCCACCGGCATCGAGGTGGTGGGCGGCTCGCATCTGCGCGGCAAGCGCACCGCCGGCATCTCCGGCGCCATGCCCGCCCATGAGGGCCTGCGCCGCCTGCTGGTCGGCGCCGGCCTGACCTTCGAGATGCGGGACGGAGCGGTGGTGATCCTGCCGATGACGGCGCCGAGCGTCGTGAAGACGTCCGCGCCGGCGACCGACATGGAAATCGACAGCCTGGTCATCACCGGCCAGCGCCGCGCCCAGGCCGAGGCCGTCTCGATCAAGCGCCATGCCGAGGGCGTGGTGGACGCCATCAGCGCCGACGACATGCAGCGCCTGCCCGACCTGACCGTGATCAACGCCCTGCGCCGCGTGCCGGGCGTCTCGGTCCTGCCGGTCAGCGACAACGAACACCCGCGCGACGAGGCGATCAGCCCGGTCCTGCGCGGCCTGAACCAGGCCTATAACAACGTCACCATCAACGGCCTGCCGGTCGCCTCGGTCGGGGTGCCGCTGTCGGGATCGGGCTCGGCCGGGCGGGGCGTTCGTCTCGACATCCTGCCGACCTCGTTCGTCAGCGACATCGTCGTCAACAAGACCTTCAGCGCCGATCTGGATCCCAACGCCGTGGGCGGGGCCATCGACCTGCGCACCCGCAGCGCCTTCGACGCCAAGGGCCGGTCCTTCGCCCTGGAAGTCGGCGGCGCCCACACCAGCGACAAGGGCACGCCCCAGCCGCAGTCGGACTTCGGTTTTCGCAGCACCGCCACCGGCTCGTTCACCTTCGGCGATGAGCCCCAGTTCGGCGTCGTCGTCTCGGCCACCTACCAGAAGGTCGAGAGCAGCACCGACGCCCACATGACGTCGGACAGCACCTTCTACAACGTCTACACCAACGCCGGCGTGCGGGTGACTGACGGCTCGCTCGGCAACGGCCGGCTCGTCGCCCAGCAGGACAAGTACTGGTACAATCAGAACAACCGCGAGCGCTGGAGCGTGACCGGCAAGTTCGAGGCCCGCTTCAGCGACAATCTCGACATGTCGACCATGTTCGGCCGCTACGTGTTCAGCGACGCCTATCGCCGCAACGAGATCCTGCTTAACGGCCGCAACGCCAACGTCATCGCCCAGACCGACACCAGCGGCCGCTACAGCGCCGCCTCGCTGGAGGTCGGCTATCGCGACGGCGAGACCAAGAGCGTCACCGACATCGCCCAGTTCTCCGCCGACTGGCGGCCCGACGACCACGGCGTCCTGTCGCTGCGCGCCAGCGCCTCGCGGGCGAAATCCAGCGAACCGCACGCGATGGTCAAGTACTCGGCCGGTGCGGACACCTTCGGGGTGGTCGGCGGGCTGAAGGAACTGGCCTTCACCTACAACTCCACGCCGTTCCACTTCAGCTTCAACCTGGACAATCCGGGGGTCTATCGGAACCTGGCCCTGTATCGCGCCGACTACTGGCGCACCAACGCCCGCGACATCGAGGCCGAGGTCGAGGGCGTGCGCATCGACTACCGCCGCAACTTCGAGTTCAACGACCTGGGCTTCGGCTGGGCGGTCGGCGGTCAGGCCTTGCGCAACACCATGGCCTATGACTTCGAGCGCGCGCAGTACAAGCCGAACGGCCGCGACTTCAACCTCACCGAGGTCGGCCAGATCAGCAACGTGCGCCTGCCGTACCACCAGCAGGGCCACAACCTGATCACCATCGATCCGAGCATCGCCTGGAAGGTGTTCAACACCCAGCGGGGCAGCATCGTCGAGGGCGACAGCCTGGGCTCCAACAACCAGGACGACTTCGAGCACGAAGAGAAGAACTACGGCGCCTACGCCATGGTCCGGTACGCCACGGCGCGCGCCAGCTTCAGCGCCGGCCTGCGCTACGACCAGACGGACCTGGACACCACCAGCCGCATCCGCGTCGCCAACGCCTGGCGGCCGTTCAACACCGGCTCCAAATACGACAAGCTGCTGCCGTTCGTGCAGGGCGCCTATGACGTCAACGACGACCTGCGTCTGCGCGCCGCCGTCAGCCAGACCCTGGGCCGTCCCAGCTACGAGGCCTACGCCGCCCGCGCCTCGATCAACTTCGAGCGGCCGGCCGACGAGGGCAATCCCAACGCACTCAACGTCTCGGTCAGCCTGGGCAATCCGGAAATCCAGCCGCGCATGTCCACCAACTACGACCTGTCGCTGGAATGGTATCCGCCCAACGACCGCGGCGGCATCGTGGCGGCCGGCCTGTTCTACAAGGACATCAAGGACGAGATCTACGACGGCGTCTCCCAGGGCTACACCTTCCAGGGCGTGACCTATGTGAACGCCAACGTGGTCCAGCCCAAGAACGCCGCCGGCGCCCGCGCCGCGGGGATCGAGACCCAGGCCAGCTTCAACTCGCTGGAGTTCATCCACCCCTGGCTCCACGACTTCGGCGTCTCGGGCAACTTCTCGATCCTGGACGGCAAGCTGGAGCTTCCCCTGCGCACCGGCACGCGTGAGATCGGCGGCCTGGTCGGCCAGCCGAAGAAGATCGCCAACGCCTCGGCCTTCTGGGCGCGCGGTCCGTTCGAGGTGCGCGCCGCCTGGAACTGGACGGACCAGGCCCTGCGGGCGGTGACGCCGGACATCGCCTGGCAGGACGTCTACTGGGACGAACGTCATCAGTTCGACGTGCAGGCGCGCTACGTGATCGCCCCGAACCTGACCCTCGTCGCCGAGGTCAGCAACCTGACCCGCAGCCGCCTCACCAGCGTCACTGGCCCGAACCGCGACATGCTCAAGGACAGCTATAGCACCCCGCGGGTGGCATGGCTGAGCCTGACCTGGACGCCGGGCCTCTAA
- a CDS encoding CopG family ribbon-helix-helix protein, translating to MPAHTKVLTAHLPLDLAQKVELAAARLDRSRGWVVKQALAAWVDLEDERHRMTLLALADVDAGRLIEQDAVSAWAASLQTDKPLPPPAK from the coding sequence ATGCCTGCTCATACCAAGGTGCTGACTGCTCACCTCCCGCTGGATCTGGCGCAGAAGGTCGAGCTGGCCGCCGCACGTCTTGACCGATCACGAGGATGGGTCGTCAAGCAGGCGCTGGCCGCGTGGGTCGATCTTGAGGACGAGCGTCATCGCATGACGCTGTTGGCCTTAGCGGATGTCGATGCGGGCCGCCTGATCGAGCAAGATGCCGTTTCAGCTTGGGCTGCGAGTCTTCAGACGGACAAGCCGCTCCCACCGCCCGCGAAATGA
- a CDS encoding type II toxin-antitoxin system RelE/ParE family toxin, whose translation MKISWTHNAVADLTRLHEHLRPVSPPAAARVVQELTGAPGRLVEFPRLGEKLEAYAPREVRRLRVGDYELRYEITDAAIYVLRLWHAHERRTFEDDD comes from the coding sequence ATGAAGATCAGCTGGACCCATAATGCGGTCGCGGACTTGACGCGACTGCACGAACACCTTCGTCCAGTCTCGCCTCCAGCCGCTGCACGTGTCGTGCAGGAGCTGACGGGGGCGCCAGGCCGATTGGTGGAGTTCCCAAGGCTTGGTGAGAAGCTGGAGGCTTATGCTCCCAGGGAAGTGCGTCGGCTGCGAGTGGGGGACTATGAGCTGCGGTACGAGATCACAGACGCCGCAATATACGTCCTGAGGCTTTGGCACGCCCATGAACGCCGCACGTTCGAAGACGACGACTAG
- a CDS encoding TonB-dependent receptor encodes MKTSIWLVSSAACALLCAAQAVAHEAPAETLDEVVVTAERFGSGLTRAVFTLGAEDIQARPLGAEITQALVKVPGVQVSAGDARGGSFSFEIYMRGLTDEQIGLTLDGVPTGDSRFNGGSPPQRFIESSNVSRITVSQSAGDIGAPSRFALGGFIDFVTDAPRPDFGATVEAGAGSFDFRRIYGRVDSGEIVPGLAGYFTYSHQENDVWAGRRSRGSEREHYELKVVKDFANGSFLKARVSYNDQTDNDFNIVTKGEFEADPKSDRALDVITGIPARDIDFGGALGGSRKDWMAYLNGRLQMSDDISLDLNPYYQTLDGESFRYQDRQRVLTGGDPRAVSSYNANGGAVRPTLTTIRNSNVVGGPADMRVTPRERERYGLTSELKIKNLFGRGHDLRVGAWWEGGDSTERRNFYPILNSAQSTAYNRSRLNYVEYERTASVETLMLYAQDQLRLLDDRLKIDLGVTWYDVTYDARSPLEYRTNVKFSQSSDVNPKLGATYQLTQELELFGGYAKNFAGIPEDAFLGSTAVINPGDLDPVQTENLDAGLRYVKPNMAFSIQAYNVELKNNVGIVPRDPTEALDPQEVVRGNVATKAANIAGVRTRGVELTGFYDFGMVDLYGSWTKQDAEHDEPARGSAQRLALASVGVIGGAAVRDIPETSFYGQVGVEPVEGLRLEASVRHVGERVGGHIIAPTTFQEVGVEKIDGYTLTGLSATYDLKRAGVPDLRFQFNVDNLFDERYIGAVSSSTATQPEFGLSSGPSVRTLDRYFVGAPRTYTLSVRARF; translated from the coding sequence ATGAAGACGTCTATCTGGCTTGTTTCCTCCGCGGCCTGTGCGCTGCTCTGCGCCGCGCAGGCCGTGGCGCACGAGGCGCCGGCCGAAACCCTCGATGAGGTCGTGGTCACCGCCGAACGCTTCGGCTCCGGCCTGACCCGCGCGGTGTTCACACTGGGCGCCGAGGACATCCAGGCCCGTCCGTTGGGCGCGGAGATCACCCAGGCCCTGGTCAAGGTGCCGGGTGTCCAGGTCTCCGCCGGCGATGCGCGCGGCGGCAGCTTCTCGTTCGAGATCTACATGCGCGGCCTGACCGACGAGCAGATCGGCCTGACCTTGGACGGCGTTCCCACCGGCGACTCCCGCTTCAACGGCGGCTCGCCGCCGCAGCGCTTCATCGAGTCCAGCAACGTCTCGCGGATCACCGTCTCCCAGAGCGCTGGCGACATCGGCGCGCCGTCGCGCTTCGCCCTGGGCGGCTTCATCGACTTCGTCACCGACGCGCCGCGTCCGGACTTCGGCGCCACGGTCGAGGCGGGGGCGGGCTCTTTCGACTTCCGCCGCATCTACGGCCGCGTCGACAGCGGCGAGATCGTGCCGGGTCTTGCGGGCTACTTCACCTATTCGCACCAGGAGAACGACGTCTGGGCGGGTCGTCGCAGCCGCGGTTCGGAGCGTGAACACTACGAGCTGAAGGTGGTGAAGGACTTCGCCAACGGCTCGTTCCTGAAGGCCCGCGTCTCCTACAACGACCAGACCGACAATGACTTCAACATCGTCACAAAGGGCGAGTTCGAAGCCGACCCGAAGAGCGACCGCGCCCTCGACGTCATCACCGGCATCCCGGCGCGCGACATCGATTTCGGCGGCGCCCTGGGCGGCTCGCGCAAGGACTGGATGGCCTATCTGAACGGCCGTCTGCAGATGTCCGACGACATCAGCCTGGATCTGAACCCGTACTACCAGACCCTGGACGGGGAATCCTTCCGCTACCAAGACCGCCAGCGCGTCCTGACCGGCGGCGATCCGCGCGCGGTGAGCAGCTACAACGCCAACGGCGGGGCCGTGCGTCCGACCCTGACCACCATCCGCAACAGCAATGTGGTGGGCGGTCCGGCCGACATGCGCGTCACACCGCGCGAGCGGGAGCGTTACGGCCTGACCAGTGAACTGAAGATCAAGAACCTGTTCGGCCGCGGCCACGACCTGCGCGTCGGCGCTTGGTGGGAAGGCGGCGACTCCACCGAGCGCCGCAACTTCTATCCGATCCTCAACTCCGCCCAGTCGACGGCCTATAACCGCTCGCGCCTGAACTATGTGGAGTACGAGCGGACGGCCTCGGTCGAGACCCTGATGCTCTACGCTCAGGACCAGTTGCGCCTGCTGGATGACCGCCTGAAGATCGACCTGGGCGTCACCTGGTACGACGTCACCTATGACGCCAGGTCGCCGCTGGAATATCGGACCAACGTCAAGTTCTCGCAGTCCTCGGACGTGAATCCGAAGCTAGGCGCGACCTACCAGCTGACCCAGGAGCTGGAGCTGTTCGGCGGCTACGCCAAGAACTTCGCCGGCATCCCCGAGGACGCCTTCCTTGGCTCGACAGCTGTGATCAATCCGGGCGATCTCGATCCGGTGCAGACCGAGAACCTCGACGCCGGCCTGCGCTACGTGAAGCCGAACATGGCCTTCTCGATCCAGGCCTACAATGTCGAGCTGAAGAACAATGTCGGCATCGTCCCACGCGATCCGACCGAGGCCCTCGACCCGCAGGAAGTGGTGCGCGGCAACGTCGCCACCAAGGCCGCCAACATCGCCGGCGTCCGCACGCGGGGCGTGGAGCTGACCGGCTTCTACGACTTCGGCATGGTCGATCTCTATGGCTCCTGGACCAAGCAGGACGCCGAGCATGACGAACCGGCGCGCGGCAGCGCTCAGCGCCTGGCCCTGGCTTCGGTGGGGGTGATCGGCGGGGCTGCGGTGCGCGACATCCCCGAGACCAGCTTCTACGGCCAGGTGGGCGTCGAGCCGGTGGAGGGCCTTCGTCTGGAGGCCAGCGTCCGCCATGTGGGTGAGCGGGTCGGCGGTCACATCATCGCTCCGACCACCTTCCAGGAGGTCGGCGTCGAGAAGATCGACGGCTACACCCTGACCGGCCTGTCGGCGACCTACGACCTGAAGCGCGCCGGCGTCCCCGATCTGCGCTTCCAGTTCAACGTCGATAACCTGTTCGACGAGCGCTACATCGGCGCGGTCAGCAGCTCGACCGCCACCCAGCCGGAGTTCGGCCTGTCCAGCGGGCCATCGGTCCGCACCCTAGACCGCTACTTCGTCGGCGCGCCGCGCACCTACACCTTGTCCGTGCGGGCTCGTTTCTGA
- a CDS encoding esterase-like activity of phytase family protein, which translates to MSFSADGRTLWTAMEGPLTQDGPVSTVAQAGVVRLTRLDRQGRIQAQYAYRLDPVQAAPARRGDNGISEILTVDERQLLILERSGVEDAQGRFIFHCRLYVVDVSGARDVSGEESLANGDVRPLTKRLLVNFDRLTNVPAANLEAMAWGPKIDGGRSLVLMADDNFDPTQKGQVVVFTIAARP; encoded by the coding sequence TTGAGCTTCTCTGCTGACGGCCGGACGCTATGGACGGCCATGGAAGGGCCGCTGACCCAGGACGGCCCGGTCAGTACGGTGGCGCAGGCCGGTGTCGTTCGCCTGACCCGGCTCGACAGGCAAGGCCGCATCCAGGCGCAGTACGCCTATCGCCTCGACCCGGTGCAGGCTGCTCCCGCACGTCGTGGCGACAACGGGATCAGCGAAATCCTCACGGTCGATGAGCGCCAACTGCTGATCCTGGAGCGTTCGGGCGTCGAGGATGCGCAGGGGCGTTTCATCTTCCATTGCCGGCTCTACGTCGTGGACGTGAGCGGCGCCCGTGATGTCTCCGGCGAGGAAAGCCTGGCCAATGGCGACGTCCGCCCGCTGACGAAGAGGCTGCTGGTCAATTTCGACCGATTGACCAACGTGCCCGCCGCCAATCTGGAGGCGATGGCCTGGGGGCCCAAGATCGACGGGGGCCGCAGTCTCGTGCTCATGGCCGATGATAATTTCGACCCTACGCAGAAGGGGCAGGTAGTCGTGTTCACGATCGCGGCGCGGCCGTAG
- a CDS encoding LacI family DNA-binding transcriptional regulator → MAESEFPQSRRATLKDVAKAAGVSLASASYAINGAGSVGEATRAHILKVASELGYRPNQSAKAMKTGRTGAIGLIVPDLTNPFFPNLAQVVIQAARTHGYSVFLTDTEGSPEAEQNAAGLLVQHGVDGVIWFPIDDTGAVSKIIDGVPAVVLDRNLPGYDVIQADYEQGGRLAAEHLIAAGHRRIGVISGPHAASSARQRAEAAIAVVEEKAQLAWHVHNAFSVDLEPPVREALERREATAVIAGADLIAIGALRHIRAIGQSSPDDVSVVGFDDIPWAQLHTPSLTTIDMPVEEMAAAAVETLIRRMGAKGEPPSRQVFGVRLVARQSVRVLK, encoded by the coding sequence ATGGCTGAATCCGAGTTTCCGCAATCCCGACGCGCCACCCTCAAGGACGTGGCCAAGGCGGCCGGCGTGTCTTTGGCCAGCGCCTCCTACGCCATCAATGGCGCGGGCTCGGTGGGTGAGGCGACCCGCGCCCATATCCTGAAGGTGGCCTCCGAGCTGGGCTATCGCCCCAACCAGAGCGCCAAGGCCATGAAGACCGGGCGCACGGGCGCCATCGGCCTGATCGTGCCCGACCTGACCAACCCCTTCTTCCCGAACCTGGCGCAGGTGGTCATCCAGGCGGCGCGCACCCATGGCTACAGTGTCTTCCTGACCGACACCGAAGGCTCGCCCGAGGCGGAGCAGAACGCAGCCGGCCTTCTGGTCCAGCACGGCGTGGACGGCGTGATCTGGTTCCCCATCGACGACACCGGAGCGGTGTCCAAGATCATCGACGGGGTGCCGGCCGTGGTGCTGGACCGCAACCTGCCGGGCTATGACGTGATTCAGGCCGATTACGAGCAGGGCGGTCGTCTGGCGGCGGAGCATCTGATCGCCGCCGGACATCGCCGCATCGGCGTCATTTCCGGACCGCACGCCGCCTCCAGCGCCCGCCAGCGCGCCGAGGCGGCCATCGCCGTGGTGGAAGAGAAGGCGCAGCTGGCCTGGCACGTCCACAACGCCTTTTCCGTCGATCTCGAGCCGCCGGTGAGGGAGGCGCTGGAGCGGCGGGAGGCCACCGCCGTCATCGCCGGGGCCGACCTGATCGCCATCGGCGCTCTGCGCCACATCCGGGCCATCGGTCAGTCCTCGCCTGACGACGTTTCCGTGGTGGGTTTCGACGACATCCCCTGGGCCCAATTGCACACGCCATCCCTGACAACCATCGACATGCCGGTGGAGGAGATGGCCGCGGCGGCGGTGGAGACCCTGATCCGCCGCATGGGCGCCAAGGGCGAGCCGCCCAGCCGTCAGGTGTTCGGCGTGCGGTTGGTGGCGCGCCAATCCGTGCGGGTCCTGAAGTGA
- a CDS encoding RNA polymerase sigma factor, whose translation MSQDGIMAAGYRDALLRLIRRRVRDAALSEDIAQDAYVRYLGREGPPAQEGWALIRTIALNLIRDHFRAGARRSFEPIDEEHPADGHTPESAVMLRERVEWFSRAVEAMPPLQREVFIRRRLHGQSAREAAAELGITPAAVDAHAARALVALQKGRGRSGWGGR comes from the coding sequence GTGTCGCAGGACGGCATCATGGCGGCGGGATACAGGGACGCGTTGCTGCGTCTCATCCGCCGTCGTGTTCGAGACGCGGCCCTCAGCGAGGACATCGCGCAGGACGCCTATGTCCGCTACCTGGGCCGCGAAGGTCCGCCCGCCCAGGAAGGCTGGGCGTTGATCCGCACCATCGCCCTCAATCTGATCCGCGATCATTTCCGGGCCGGCGCCAGACGATCGTTCGAGCCCATCGACGAGGAGCACCCTGCCGATGGACACACGCCGGAGAGCGCGGTGATGTTGCGCGAGCGCGTCGAATGGTTCAGCCGCGCGGTGGAGGCCATGCCGCCCTTGCAGCGCGAAGTTTTCATCCGTCGCCGGCTTCACGGGCAGAGCGCCAGAGAGGCCGCCGCCGAGCTCGGCATTACGCCCGCCGCCGTCGACGCCCATGCGGCGCGTGCGCTGGTCGCCCTGCAAAAGGGGCGCGGGCGCTCCGGGTGGGGAGGCCGATGA
- a CDS encoding aldose epimerase family protein, whose protein sequence is MTLRFRRPSAALLAGALVGALSVLCAGGSQAAEAARSPFGQTRDGRAVEAVTLSAAGGMRATIITYGATLQALIVPDPAGRPADVVLGYKDVAAYETAANYFGASVGRYANRIADGAFALDGRTYQLARNDNGVASLHGGARGFDKTVWEISKVETGATAAVELTLVSPDGDEGYPGRLSVTARYALDDANQLTIEYRAVTDKPTVVNIVSHALFNMAGEGSGSALGDTLQIDADRYLPVDTRLIPTGEKRSVRGGVFDFQTPIPLGARIRDAREPQLVVGRGYDHCFILSSTDDNLGRAARLSDPSSGRTLEFWTDQPGLQLYSGNFIDGTSAGKSGSIYRQGDGIALETQRLPDAPNQANLGAAALRPGDVYRSTLVLKTP, encoded by the coding sequence ATGACACTGCGCTTCAGGCGGCCATCGGCCGCGTTGCTCGCTGGCGCCCTTGTGGGAGCACTGTCAGTGCTTTGCGCTGGCGGATCACAGGCGGCGGAGGCGGCGCGCTCCCCGTTTGGGCAAACCCGCGATGGACGCGCCGTCGAGGCCGTCACTCTCAGTGCGGCCGGCGGCATGCGCGCGACGATCATCACCTACGGTGCGACCTTGCAGGCTTTGATCGTGCCGGATCCCGCCGGCCGTCCCGCCGACGTCGTCCTGGGTTACAAGGATGTCGCCGCCTACGAGACCGCCGCCAACTACTTTGGAGCTTCGGTCGGACGATACGCCAACCGCATCGCCGACGGCGCTTTCGCCCTTGATGGCCGCACCTATCAACTTGCCCGCAACGACAATGGCGTCGCAAGCCTCCACGGAGGCGCTCGCGGCTTCGACAAGACGGTCTGGGAGATCTCGAAAGTGGAGACGGGCGCCACGGCCGCCGTGGAACTCACCCTGGTCAGTCCCGATGGCGACGAAGGCTATCCAGGGCGCTTAAGCGTCACCGCGCGCTATGCGCTCGATGACGCCAACCAACTGACCATCGAATACCGGGCCGTCACCGACAAGCCGACCGTCGTGAACATCGTCAGTCACGCGCTCTTCAACATGGCGGGGGAGGGCTCCGGAAGCGCGCTTGGAGACACCCTCCAGATCGACGCCGATCGATATCTGCCGGTGGACACGCGCTTGATCCCTACCGGCGAGAAGCGATCCGTGCGCGGCGGCGTCTTCGACTTTCAAACGCCGATCCCCTTGGGTGCGCGGATCCGCGACGCGCGCGAGCCTCAGCTTGTGGTCGGTCGGGGGTATGACCACTGCTTCATCCTCTCGTCCACCGACGACAATCTCGGACGAGCCGCGCGCCTGAGCGACCCTTCATCTGGACGCACCCTTGAGTTCTGGACCGATCAGCCAGGCCTCCAACTCTACTCTGGTAATTTCATCGACGGGACGTCTGCCGGCAAATCAGGCTCGATCTATCGGCAGGGCGACGGGATCGCCCTCGAGACGCAAAGGCTCCCCGATGCGCCAAACCAAGCAAATCTGGGCGCGGCCGCATTGCGTCCCGGCGACGTCTACCGATCCACGCTGGTTCTGAAGACGCCCTGA
- a CDS encoding FecR family protein, which translates to MGFLQKLARNRRDREAALWLASRKGGEPTGDFEAWMADPANRGRYDHLESTWEDEALTLALRRVEHRAKRNRRAAPLSWLPVPAGAAAMAALAFFAGPQVELWTAEVQEKTTLPGQTAHLDLADGSRIDMAGGSQVRVRMTGRRRQVELLHGQAFFTVSPGVDRPFQVITHDSRVVVVGTRFDVAALSGGTELAVEEGRVRFGGRGMFDSNRLVEGGQGSRVAHGETAAPASLEQKPAGGWRSGWIEAQDTPLAEVVETLNLWSPRKVALADPALGDLTVTGRFRVTRPERTLENIARLHGLQLRRRADTLLLERHATVGKNS; encoded by the coding sequence ATGGGCTTCCTCCAAAAGCTCGCTCGCAACCGCCGGGACCGTGAAGCCGCGCTTTGGCTGGCGTCCCGCAAGGGCGGCGAACCGACGGGCGACTTCGAAGCCTGGATGGCCGATCCGGCCAATCGCGGCCGCTACGACCACCTGGAATCCACCTGGGAGGACGAGGCTCTGACCCTGGCCCTGCGCCGCGTGGAACATCGCGCCAAACGCAACCGCCGCGCCGCGCCGCTCTCCTGGCTCCCCGTGCCGGCGGGGGCGGCGGCCATGGCCGCGCTGGCCTTCTTCGCCGGTCCGCAGGTCGAGCTTTGGACCGCCGAGGTTCAGGAAAAGACCACCCTGCCGGGGCAGACGGCGCACCTCGACCTGGCCGACGGCTCGCGCATCGACATGGCCGGGGGCAGCCAGGTCCGTGTCCGCATGACGGGCCGTCGCCGTCAGGTGGAGCTGCTGCATGGTCAGGCGTTCTTCACGGTCAGCCCCGGCGTCGACCGCCCGTTCCAGGTGATCACCCACGACAGTCGCGTCGTCGTTGTCGGCACCCGTTTCGACGTCGCCGCCCTCAGCGGCGGCACGGAGCTGGCGGTGGAAGAGGGCCGTGTGCGTTTCGGCGGGCGCGGTATGTTCGACAGCAACCGCCTCGTCGAAGGCGGGCAGGGGTCTCGTGTCGCGCATGGCGAGACGGCAGCTCCAGCCAGCCTCGAACAGAAGCCGGCCGGCGGCTGGCGCAGCGGCTGGATCGAGGCGCAGGACACCCCCTTGGCCGAGGTGGTCGAGACCCTGAACCTGTGGTCTCCGCGCAAGGTGGCCCTGGCCGATCCGGCGCTCGGCGACCTGACGGTGACGGGGCGCTTCCGGGTCACGCGGCCGGAACGGACGCTCGAGAACATCGCCCGCCTTCATGGCCTGCAACTGCGGCGCAGGGCCGACACGCTGCTCCTCGAGCGTCATGCAACTGTCGGAAAAAATTCGTGA